A window of Clavibacter michiganensis contains these coding sequences:
- the rbfA gene encoding 30S ribosome-binding factor RbfA, protein MVDHARARKMADRIKEIVARKLDRGIKDPRLGFVTVTDVRVTGDLQHASIFYTVYGTDEERADTAAALKSATGMLRSEVGKNITARLTPSLEFILDGVPENAAAIDALLEEARRRDADVQAQAKSGVYAGDEDPYVKPRVIGEDEDEDDEDGDDIDRSAPGYEPAH, encoded by the coding sequence ATGGTCGATCACGCGAGGGCCAGGAAGATGGCCGACCGCATCAAGGAGATCGTCGCGCGCAAGCTCGACCGGGGCATCAAGGACCCGCGGCTCGGCTTCGTGACCGTGACCGACGTGCGCGTCACGGGCGACCTGCAGCACGCCAGCATCTTCTACACGGTCTACGGCACCGACGAGGAGCGCGCCGACACGGCAGCCGCCCTCAAGTCCGCCACCGGCATGCTCCGCAGCGAGGTGGGCAAGAACATCACCGCGCGCCTCACGCCGTCGCTCGAGTTCATCCTCGACGGCGTGCCCGAGAACGCGGCCGCGATCGACGCCCTCCTGGAGGAGGCGCGTCGCCGCGACGCGGACGTGCAGGCGCAGGCGAAGTCCGGCGTCTACGCGGGCGACGAGGACCCGTACGTCAAGCCCCGCGTGATCGGGGAGGACGAGGACGAGGACGACGAGGACGGCGACGACATCGATCGCTCGGCGCCCGGGTACGAGCCCGCGCACTGA
- the infB gene encoding translation initiation factor IF-2 — MAKPRVHEIAAEIGVDSKTALAKLKEMGEFVKGPSSSIEPPVARKLKAALEAAGLTGQAAAPAAAPSSAPRPGARSSAPKPGGRPTPGPQPTAAPEVEATEASDVPVPAKPLTVAERQAQAEASRKAAAEEKAQAEKSAASATPDAPAAETPSAPRPDAGSAPAPSNGIPRPGIPRPAAPRPGNNPFASNQGMGTKPRPGNNPFASNQGMGQRPAAGAAGPRPAAPRPGSPRPGAPRPGGVGQGARPAGFGQRPAGAGRPGGAPGGAGRPGAPAAGGFQRPAGGFAGRPGGGGRGRGPGGGTAGAFGRGGGKSKSRKSKRTKRAEFELREAPSLGGVSVPRGDGNTIVRLRRGASISDFADKIDASPGNLVTVLFHLGEMATATESLDEATFEVLGTELGYKIQVVSPEDEDRELLEGFDIDLDQELEDEDDDVLEIRPPVVTVMGHVDHGKTRLLDAIRNANVIEGEAGGITQHIGAYQVWAPHEGYERAITFIDTPGHEAFTAMRARGAQVTDIAILVVAADDGIMPQTVEALNHAQAANVPIVVAVNKVDKEGANPAKVRQQLTEYGLVAEEYGGDVMFVDVSALTGKGVEDLLEAVLLTADAGLDLRSNPNKDARGVAIEARLDKGRGAVATVLIQSGTLRVGDAIVAGTAYGRVRAMMDENGDAVHEAYPSRPVQVQGLSSVPGAGDTFLVTEEDRTARQIAEKREAVERNAQLAKARKRISLEDFTRALEEGKVESLNLIIKGDVSGAVEALEESLMKIEVDDSVQLRIIHRGVGAVTESDVNLATIDNAIIIGFNVRPDPKARARAAREGVDIRFYSVIYSALEEIESSLTGMLKPEFEEVQSGVAEIREVFRSSKFGNIAGVIVRSGTITRNAKARVIRDGVVVGDSLAIESLRRFKDDVSEVRTDFEAGIGLGKFNDIQIGDEIETIEMKEKPRV, encoded by the coding sequence GTGGCAAAACCACGCGTACACGAGATCGCCGCCGAGATCGGCGTCGACAGCAAGACCGCACTCGCCAAGCTCAAGGAGATGGGCGAGTTCGTCAAGGGACCGTCGTCGAGCATCGAGCCCCCCGTGGCCCGCAAGCTCAAGGCGGCCCTCGAGGCCGCCGGCCTCACCGGACAGGCAGCGGCACCCGCCGCGGCCCCCTCGTCCGCCCCGCGACCCGGAGCCCGTTCGTCGGCTCCCAAGCCGGGCGGCCGTCCCACCCCCGGCCCGCAGCCCACCGCCGCTCCCGAGGTCGAGGCGACCGAGGCGTCCGACGTCCCGGTCCCGGCGAAGCCGCTGACCGTAGCGGAGCGCCAGGCCCAGGCCGAGGCGAGCCGCAAGGCCGCCGCGGAGGAGAAGGCGCAGGCCGAGAAGTCGGCCGCGTCCGCCACCCCCGACGCCCCGGCCGCCGAGACCCCGAGCGCCCCGCGCCCGGACGCCGGCAGCGCGCCGGCACCCTCGAACGGCATCCCGCGTCCCGGGATCCCGCGTCCGGCGGCCCCGCGCCCCGGCAACAACCCCTTCGCGAGCAACCAGGGCATGGGCACCAAGCCCCGCCCGGGCAACAACCCCTTCGCGAGCAACCAGGGCATGGGCCAGCGCCCCGCCGCGGGAGCCGCAGGCCCCCGTCCGGCCGCTCCCCGTCCCGGATCCCCCCGCCCCGGCGCCCCGCGCCCCGGCGGCGTCGGCCAGGGCGCGCGCCCGGCCGGCTTCGGCCAGCGCCCCGCGGGCGCGGGTCGTCCCGGCGGCGCACCCGGCGGAGCGGGACGCCCCGGCGCCCCCGCGGCCGGCGGCTTCCAGCGTCCGGCCGGCGGCTTCGCCGGTCGTCCCGGCGGCGGCGGACGTGGTCGCGGCCCCGGCGGCGGCACCGCCGGTGCCTTCGGGCGCGGCGGCGGCAAGAGCAAGTCGCGCAAGTCGAAGCGGACGAAGAGGGCCGAGTTCGAGCTGCGCGAGGCCCCGTCGCTGGGTGGCGTCAGCGTCCCCCGCGGCGACGGCAACACCATCGTCCGCCTGCGTCGTGGCGCGTCCATCTCGGACTTCGCCGACAAGATCGACGCGAGCCCCGGCAACCTGGTGACCGTGCTGTTCCACCTCGGTGAGATGGCCACGGCGACCGAGTCGCTCGACGAGGCCACCTTCGAGGTGCTCGGCACCGAGCTCGGCTACAAGATCCAGGTCGTCTCCCCGGAGGACGAGGACCGCGAGCTGCTCGAGGGCTTCGACATCGACCTCGACCAGGAGCTCGAGGACGAGGACGACGACGTGCTGGAGATCCGGCCCCCCGTCGTCACCGTCATGGGCCACGTCGACCACGGAAAGACCCGTCTGCTCGACGCCATCCGCAACGCCAACGTCATCGAGGGCGAAGCGGGCGGCATCACGCAGCACATCGGCGCGTACCAGGTCTGGGCGCCGCACGAGGGCTACGAGCGCGCCATCACCTTCATCGACACCCCGGGCCACGAGGCGTTCACCGCCATGCGCGCCCGTGGTGCGCAGGTCACCGACATCGCGATCCTCGTGGTCGCGGCCGACGACGGCATCATGCCGCAGACGGTGGAGGCCCTGAACCACGCCCAGGCGGCGAACGTGCCGATCGTGGTCGCGGTCAACAAGGTCGACAAGGAGGGGGCCAACCCCGCCAAGGTGCGCCAGCAGCTCACCGAGTACGGCCTGGTCGCCGAGGAGTACGGCGGAGACGTCATGTTCGTCGACGTCTCGGCGCTCACCGGCAAGGGCGTGGAGGACCTCCTCGAGGCCGTCCTGCTCACCGCCGACGCCGGGCTCGACCTGCGCAGCAACCCGAACAAGGACGCGCGCGGCGTGGCCATCGAGGCCCGCCTCGACAAGGGCCGCGGTGCGGTCGCGACCGTCCTCATCCAGTCGGGCACGCTCCGCGTGGGCGACGCCATCGTCGCGGGCACGGCTTACGGCCGCGTCCGGGCGATGATGGACGAGAACGGCGACGCGGTCCACGAGGCCTACCCCTCGCGGCCCGTCCAGGTCCAGGGCCTCTCGTCGGTCCCCGGCGCGGGCGACACCTTCCTCGTCACCGAGGAGGACCGCACCGCCCGTCAGATCGCCGAGAAGCGCGAGGCCGTCGAGCGCAACGCCCAGCTGGCCAAGGCCCGCAAGCGCATCAGCCTCGAGGACTTCACGCGTGCGCTGGAGGAGGGCAAGGTCGAGTCGCTCAACCTCATCATCAAGGGCGACGTGTCCGGTGCCGTCGAGGCGCTGGAGGAGTCGCTCATGAAGATCGAGGTGGACGACTCCGTGCAGCTGCGGATCATCCACCGCGGCGTCGGAGCGGTCACCGAGAGCGACGTCAACCTGGCGACGATCGACAACGCGATCATCATCGGGTTCAACGTCCGCCCCGACCCGAAGGCCCGTGCACGTGCGGCGCGCGAGGGCGTCGACATCCGCTTCTACAGCGTCATCTACTCGGCGCTCGAGGAGATCGAGTCGAGCCTCACGGGCATGCTCAAGCCCGAGTTCGAGGAGGTCCAGTCCGGCGTCGCCGAGATCCGCGAGGTGTTCCGTTCCTCCAAGTTCGGCAACATCGCGGGTGTCATCGTCCGCTCGGGCACCATCACCAGGAACGCCAAGGCGCGGGTCATCCGCGACGGCGTGGTGGTGGGCGACAGCCTGGCCATCGAGTCGCTCCGCCGGTTCAAGGACGACGTGTCCGAGGTCCGCACGGACTTCGAGGCGGGCATCGGCCTCGGCAAGTTCAACGACATCCAGATCGGCGACGAGATCGAGACGATCGAGATGAAGGAGAAGCCGCGGGTCTGA